A single genomic interval of Dysidea avara chromosome 6, odDysAvar1.4, whole genome shotgun sequence harbors:
- the LOC136258198 gene encoding ATP-dependent DNA helicase RecQ-like, with protein sequence MKRILPFDTSTVYARVCLFNRAEMQVARDLAAIKDSVSRAAKDMGYFPLKPKQIEAIHSFMLGNDTFVSLPTGYGKSAIYAVLPIAFDYFLGCKGSIAVVVSPLISLMMDQRQKIASKGLSVEFVGEAQTDDNAIRRVIDGDIQLVYISPESLLENRCFWTMFRKPVYQDKMVAFVVDEAHCV encoded by the exons ATgaaacgtatacttccttttgATACAAGCACAGTGTACGCTAGAGTCTGCTTATTTAATAGAGCGGAGATGCAGGTGGCAAGGGACCTAGCCGCGATAAAAGATTCTGTTTCTCGAGCCGCGAAGGATATGGGTTATTTTCCTCTGAAACCGAAACAAATTGAGGCAATTCATTCATTTATGCTGGGGAATGACACATTCGTGTCCTTGCCCACAGGATACGGCAAGTCGGCCATTTACGCTGTTTTGCCAATCGCCTTCGACTATTTTTTGG GATGTAAAGGCAGTATTGCTGTGGTTGTAAGCCCATTAATATCATTAATGATGGACCAGCGGCAGAAAATTGCATCTAAGGGACTGTCAGTTGAGTTTGTCGGGGAGGCACAGACAGATGATAATGCCATTAGGAGAGTTATAGATGGAGATATACAGCTTGTGTATATTAGCCCAGAAAGTCTGTTGGAAAATAGGTGTTTCTGGACTATGTTTCGGAAGCCAGTTTATCAGGACAAAATGGTTGCCTTTGTAGTTGACGAGGCTCACTGTGTATGA
- the LOC136258201 gene encoding NACHT, LRR and PYD domains-containing protein 14-like isoform X1: MTSKDISTSIPQTGSDHPELKYLYRHVRDSVAVKWRNIGVELLEQKDIEKLNIIKINNAGDTSECCGEMLQLWLCRQPKASWNQLIEVLRAPGIELNDVASKIERMLVSFVEDSVSTHESSDGKPLVKKIKTDEGSGLVQCKDHLKSCYLNRPMEPTRWSKLGGPALYFDIAIIKSRCLKDRFREEHAMGLVKDKMDYVTVDDILTAGHQKIILIEGDPGAGKTTITVNICKRWAEGELLTNELMFLVPLRDKYYQKVTNLNELFDALKCSVLTEYAEQNYGKGLVFILDGWDELPDHLQSQSFFHDIIFKKSALTCSTIIVTSRPSCSDHIAEVVQDHYYQILGFTPQTVKIYIREYFKDNSQSVSSLLEILKVREYLCQHFHIPITAVIMCFVYHKSGNQLPETLSKLYEKFVLLCVHCNVPESLKRKFKSLHNIPEELHPLFSKLCKIALRMLINKTLVFDGEELEYELKQLHFTSTDVFGLLSAEHVTNELAEKEIHYSFIHRAVQELLAAMSILESNSIEDTIDKHFHESSYLINVFPFVFGLMSKVMLRPLGNILRQKFIQSDRSDKLLTTILYCLFEAQDEMLCCEFGQVFSEKNDVKLSLRSDLEYRYAAYFLSVCGCKQLNVTGLILTDTRVEVMGHYLCNTLTEIISFNCECFDLSERGIKVMDKILICQQNFSSLKISLFTVPSLSCLKIMCDTICKHNLSITILYLLDGTMSKDDLDSLGCLIITLKYLECLSIRCSYVEGVSLNSSDSFSNALCNTKSLKEFEFGINSYDDSKMISNILSQNSSLTTLHINDVKNADHLIIIFDGLSSNKTVTRFIAHPSCVCDSITLGQSIEKCIASNQSLTRIGFTDLLSVSSMWSSSQVCSICTGLQFNNTLVTLNISSCYIDKTASDAVCVMLSLNTSLQHLFLNPVHMEKPEAVAIIDTCNTNTTLEVLSLAKWLDNYDEKVFNETWKFAFSTDQEIDHILDQVQKSRQDKKKPILKVIWEFEEYLLQK, translated from the exons ATGACTTCCAAGGATATTTCAACGAGTATACCTCAAACAG GTTCTGACCATCCTGAACTAAAGTACCTGTATAGACATGTCAGAGATTCAGTTGCAGTGAAATGGAGAAACATTGGGGTAGAATTGTTGGAACAGAAAGACATAGAGAAATTAAATATAATAAAGATAAACAATGCTGGGGATACTAGTGAATGTTGTGGAGAGATGTTGCAGTTATGGCTTTGTAGACAACCCAAGGCATCTTGGAATCAGTTGATAGAAGTTTTGAGAGCTCCTGGTATTGAATTGAATGATGTGGCATCTAAAATTGAGAGAATGTTGGTTTCCTTTGTTGAAG ATTCAGTGTCTACTCATGAATCATCAGATGGGAAGCCCTTGGTGAAAAAGATAAAAACTGATGAAG GTTCAGGTTTGGTACAATGCAAAGATCACTTGAAGTCATGTTATCTTAACCGACCAATGGAACCTACCAGGTGGTCTAAACTGGGAGGACCTGCACTATACTTTGATATTGCTATAATAAAGTCAAGATGTTTGAAAGATAGATTTCGTGAGGAACATGCTATGGGTCTAGTTAAGGACAAAATGGATTATGTCACTGTTGATGATATATTAACTGCTGGACATCAAAAGATCATATTGATTGAGGGAGATCCTGGAGCAGGTAAAACTACAATAACTGTTAACATTTGTAAACGATGGGCTGAGGGTGAATTATTGACAAATGAGTTGATGTTTTTGGTACCACTTCGTGACAAGTACTACCAGAAGGTGACCAACCTGAATGAACTGTTTGATGCCCTCAAGTGTTCTGTATTGACAGAATATGCTGAGCAAAATTATGGTAAGGGATTGGTGTTTATACTAGATGGATGGGATGAGCTCCCTGACCACTTACAATCGCAATCTTTCTTTCATGACATCATCTTTAAAAAGAGTGCACTTACTTGTTCTACCATCATAGTAACTTCTCGACCCTCTTGTTCTGATCACATAGCTGAGGTAGTACAAGATCACTATTACCAGATACTGGGATTTACTCCACAAACTGTTAAAATTTACATCAGAGAATATTTCAAAGATAATTCACAATCTGTGTCGTCTTTGCTTGAGATTTTAAAAGTTCGGGAATATCTTTGTCAACATTTTCATATTCCCATTACTGCAGTCATAATGTGTTTTGTATATCATAAAAGTGGTAACCAATTACCAGAAACTTTATCCAAACTTTATGAGAAGTTTGTACTGTTGTGTGTTCATTGCAATGTTCCTGAGAGTTTGAAGAGAAAATTTAAAAGTTTACATAATATACCTGAAGAGTTGCACCCATTATTCAGTAAACTATGCAAAATAGCTCTCAGAATGTTAATCAACAAAACACTAGTGTTTGATGGAGAGGAGTTGGAATACGAACTGAAGCAACTTCATTTTACAAGCACAGATGTATTTGGACTGTTAAGTGCTGAACATGTTACTAATGAACTTGCTGAAAAAGAAATTCATTACAGTTTTATTCATCGTGCAGTACAAGAACTTTTAGCAGCCATGTCAATATTGGAATCAAATAGTATAGAAGACACAATTGACAAACACTTTCATGAAAGCTCTTATTTGATAAATGTGTTCCCTTTTGTGTTTGGTTTAATGTCCAAAGTGATGTTGAGACCTTTAGGTAATATTCTAAGACAAAAGTTTATCCAATCAGATAGAAGTGATAAATTACTCACCACCATATTGTACTGCTTGTTTGAGGCACAAGATGAAATGCTTTGTTGTGAGTTTGGTCAGGTGTTCAGTGAGAAGAATGATGTCAAGTTATCATTAAGATCAGATTTAGAGTATCGTTATGCTGCTTATTTCCTGTCTGTATGTGGATGTAAACAATTAAATGTAACTGGTCTAATCCTAACTGACACTCGAGTTGAGGTGATGGGTCATTATTTATGTAACACTTTAACTGAAATAATATCCTTCAATTGTGAGTGTTTTGACCTATCAGAAAGAGGGATAAAAGTAATGGACAAAATTCTTATCTGTCAACAAAACTTCAGTTCACTGAAGATCAGTTTATTTACAGTTCCCTCCCTAAGTTGTCTTAAAATCATGTGTGATactatttgtaaacacaatctATCCATTACTATACTTTATTTGTTAGATGGTACTATGAGTAAAGATGATCTAGACAGTCTTGGATGTCTTATTATCACATTGAAGTATCTTGAGTGTTTATCCATTAGATGTTCATATGTTGAAGGAGTGTCTTTGAACTCTTCAGATTCTTTCTCTAATGCATTGTGTAATACAAAATCACTGAAAGAGTTTGAATTTGGTATTAATTCATATGATGACAGTAAAATGATTAGTAACATCTTGAGTCAAAATAGTAGCTTAACAACATTACATATAAATGATGTGAAAAATGCTGATCATTTGATTATCATATTTGATGGCTTGTCATCAAACAAAACAGTAACAAGGTTTATTGCACATCCATCATGTGTTTGTGACTCTATCACATTAGGGCAGAGTATTGAGAAATGTATAGCAAGTAATCAATCATTGACCAGGATTGGCTTTACTGACTTGCTCAGTGTTAGCTCTATGTGGTCATCTTCACAAGTATGCTCCATCTGTACTGGTCTACAATTCAACAACACTTTAGTAACACTGAACATTTCTAGTTGCTACATAGACAAGACAGCCAGTGATGCTGTGTGTGTCATGTTGTCACTAAACACATCATTACAACATCTCTTCCTTAATCCAGTCCACATGGAGAAACCAGAAGCTGTTGCTATAATTGACACTTGTAATACTAACACTACACTGGAAGTGTTGTCATTAGCTAAGTGGCTAGATAATTATGATGAGAAGGTGTTCAATGAGACATGGAAGTTTGCTTTTTCTACTGATCAAGAAATTGATCACATCTTGGATCAAGTACAGAAATCTCGACAAGACAAAAAGAAGCCAATCCTGAAGGTTATCTG GGAATTTGAGGAGTATCTACTCCAGAAATGA
- the LOC136258201 gene encoding NACHT, LRR and PYD domains-containing protein 14-like isoform X2 → MEPTRWSKLGGPALYFDIAIIKSRCLKDRFREEHAMGLVKDKMDYVTVDDILTAGHQKIILIEGDPGAGKTTITVNICKRWAEGELLTNELMFLVPLRDKYYQKVTNLNELFDALKCSVLTEYAEQNYGKGLVFILDGWDELPDHLQSQSFFHDIIFKKSALTCSTIIVTSRPSCSDHIAEVVQDHYYQILGFTPQTVKIYIREYFKDNSQSVSSLLEILKVREYLCQHFHIPITAVIMCFVYHKSGNQLPETLSKLYEKFVLLCVHCNVPESLKRKFKSLHNIPEELHPLFSKLCKIALRMLINKTLVFDGEELEYELKQLHFTSTDVFGLLSAEHVTNELAEKEIHYSFIHRAVQELLAAMSILESNSIEDTIDKHFHESSYLINVFPFVFGLMSKVMLRPLGNILRQKFIQSDRSDKLLTTILYCLFEAQDEMLCCEFGQVFSEKNDVKLSLRSDLEYRYAAYFLSVCGCKQLNVTGLILTDTRVEVMGHYLCNTLTEIISFNCECFDLSERGIKVMDKILICQQNFSSLKISLFTVPSLSCLKIMCDTICKHNLSITILYLLDGTMSKDDLDSLGCLIITLKYLECLSIRCSYVEGVSLNSSDSFSNALCNTKSLKEFEFGINSYDDSKMISNILSQNSSLTTLHINDVKNADHLIIIFDGLSSNKTVTRFIAHPSCVCDSITLGQSIEKCIASNQSLTRIGFTDLLSVSSMWSSSQVCSICTGLQFNNTLVTLNISSCYIDKTASDAVCVMLSLNTSLQHLFLNPVHMEKPEAVAIIDTCNTNTTLEVLSLAKWLDNYDEKVFNETWKFAFSTDQEIDHILDQVQKSRQDKKKPILKVIWEFEEYLLQK, encoded by the exons ATGGAACCTACCAGGTGGTCTAAACTGGGAGGACCTGCACTATACTTTGATATTGCTATAATAAAGTCAAGATGTTTGAAAGATAGATTTCGTGAGGAACATGCTATGGGTCTAGTTAAGGACAAAATGGATTATGTCACTGTTGATGATATATTAACTGCTGGACATCAAAAGATCATATTGATTGAGGGAGATCCTGGAGCAGGTAAAACTACAATAACTGTTAACATTTGTAAACGATGGGCTGAGGGTGAATTATTGACAAATGAGTTGATGTTTTTGGTACCACTTCGTGACAAGTACTACCAGAAGGTGACCAACCTGAATGAACTGTTTGATGCCCTCAAGTGTTCTGTATTGACAGAATATGCTGAGCAAAATTATGGTAAGGGATTGGTGTTTATACTAGATGGATGGGATGAGCTCCCTGACCACTTACAATCGCAATCTTTCTTTCATGACATCATCTTTAAAAAGAGTGCACTTACTTGTTCTACCATCATAGTAACTTCTCGACCCTCTTGTTCTGATCACATAGCTGAGGTAGTACAAGATCACTATTACCAGATACTGGGATTTACTCCACAAACTGTTAAAATTTACATCAGAGAATATTTCAAAGATAATTCACAATCTGTGTCGTCTTTGCTTGAGATTTTAAAAGTTCGGGAATATCTTTGTCAACATTTTCATATTCCCATTACTGCAGTCATAATGTGTTTTGTATATCATAAAAGTGGTAACCAATTACCAGAAACTTTATCCAAACTTTATGAGAAGTTTGTACTGTTGTGTGTTCATTGCAATGTTCCTGAGAGTTTGAAGAGAAAATTTAAAAGTTTACATAATATACCTGAAGAGTTGCACCCATTATTCAGTAAACTATGCAAAATAGCTCTCAGAATGTTAATCAACAAAACACTAGTGTTTGATGGAGAGGAGTTGGAATACGAACTGAAGCAACTTCATTTTACAAGCACAGATGTATTTGGACTGTTAAGTGCTGAACATGTTACTAATGAACTTGCTGAAAAAGAAATTCATTACAGTTTTATTCATCGTGCAGTACAAGAACTTTTAGCAGCCATGTCAATATTGGAATCAAATAGTATAGAAGACACAATTGACAAACACTTTCATGAAAGCTCTTATTTGATAAATGTGTTCCCTTTTGTGTTTGGTTTAATGTCCAAAGTGATGTTGAGACCTTTAGGTAATATTCTAAGACAAAAGTTTATCCAATCAGATAGAAGTGATAAATTACTCACCACCATATTGTACTGCTTGTTTGAGGCACAAGATGAAATGCTTTGTTGTGAGTTTGGTCAGGTGTTCAGTGAGAAGAATGATGTCAAGTTATCATTAAGATCAGATTTAGAGTATCGTTATGCTGCTTATTTCCTGTCTGTATGTGGATGTAAACAATTAAATGTAACTGGTCTAATCCTAACTGACACTCGAGTTGAGGTGATGGGTCATTATTTATGTAACACTTTAACTGAAATAATATCCTTCAATTGTGAGTGTTTTGACCTATCAGAAAGAGGGATAAAAGTAATGGACAAAATTCTTATCTGTCAACAAAACTTCAGTTCACTGAAGATCAGTTTATTTACAGTTCCCTCCCTAAGTTGTCTTAAAATCATGTGTGATactatttgtaaacacaatctATCCATTACTATACTTTATTTGTTAGATGGTACTATGAGTAAAGATGATCTAGACAGTCTTGGATGTCTTATTATCACATTGAAGTATCTTGAGTGTTTATCCATTAGATGTTCATATGTTGAAGGAGTGTCTTTGAACTCTTCAGATTCTTTCTCTAATGCATTGTGTAATACAAAATCACTGAAAGAGTTTGAATTTGGTATTAATTCATATGATGACAGTAAAATGATTAGTAACATCTTGAGTCAAAATAGTAGCTTAACAACATTACATATAAATGATGTGAAAAATGCTGATCATTTGATTATCATATTTGATGGCTTGTCATCAAACAAAACAGTAACAAGGTTTATTGCACATCCATCATGTGTTTGTGACTCTATCACATTAGGGCAGAGTATTGAGAAATGTATAGCAAGTAATCAATCATTGACCAGGATTGGCTTTACTGACTTGCTCAGTGTTAGCTCTATGTGGTCATCTTCACAAGTATGCTCCATCTGTACTGGTCTACAATTCAACAACACTTTAGTAACACTGAACATTTCTAGTTGCTACATAGACAAGACAGCCAGTGATGCTGTGTGTGTCATGTTGTCACTAAACACATCATTACAACATCTCTTCCTTAATCCAGTCCACATGGAGAAACCAGAAGCTGTTGCTATAATTGACACTTGTAATACTAACACTACACTGGAAGTGTTGTCATTAGCTAAGTGGCTAGATAATTATGATGAGAAGGTGTTCAATGAGACATGGAAGTTTGCTTTTTCTACTGATCAAGAAATTGATCACATCTTGGATCAAGTACAGAAATCTCGACAAGACAAAAAGAAGCCAATCCTGAAGGTTATCTG GGAATTTGAGGAGTATCTACTCCAGAAATGA
- the LOC136259233 gene encoding phenylethanolamine N-methyltransferase-like has product MVRRLKGSLTSLTSLELQFVGACSSSNMHYTYGAGYSDTRDYLNFYQTYHKDWEKSTAVLLEVGGGPCIYPLINAAPYVSEIYHSDYVKAFWDEVLMWKNNDPNAYDWSPYFKHIVQTLEIPAIKRPVNIISSNYCLESSFNSLECSAALKKIYDMLVSKDFFVSQARLENTWFNLVDVRHLTSISLSLQEIQKRYEETGFEVVHAEMYDKPLSVRNIKDDAIGYGFFIARKA; this is encoded by the exons ATGGTGAGACGTTTAAAGGGTAGCCTCACTAGCCTCACTAGCCTTGAGTTGCAATTCGTTGGTGCATGTTCATCCAG CAACATGCACTACACCTATGGAGCAGGTTACAGTGATACTAGAGATTACCTG AACTTCTACCAAACATATCATAAAGATTGGGAAAAGTCTACTGCAGTTTTACTGGAAGTTGGAGGTGGTCCATGTATCTACCCCCTCATTAATGCTGCACCATATGTGTCTGAGATTTATCACTCAGACTATGTGAAGGCATTTTGGGATGAAGTGTTGATGTGGAAGAACAACGATCCAAATGCTTATGACTGGTCTCCGTATTTCAAACATATTGTCCAAACACTTGAAA TTCCAGCTATCAAAAGACCTGTGAACATCATTAGTAGCAACTACTGCTTAGAGAGCTCTTTCAATTCCTTAGAATGTTCAGCTGCTTTAAAGAAAATTTATGATATGCTAGTTTCAAAAGACTTTTTTGTGTCACAAGCACGTCTAGAGAACACTTGGTTTAACCTTGTAGATGTAAGACACCTCACTTCCATTTCCTTGTCATTGCAAGAAATACAGAAACGTTATGAAGAAACTGGCTTTGAAGTTGTTCATGCTGAAATGTATGATAAGCCATTATCAGTTAGGAATATTAAAGATGATGCCATAGGCTATGGGTTCTTTATAGCACGGAAGGCTTAA
- the LOC136259234 gene encoding indolethylamine N-methyltransferase-like, with protein MAYPWINKCFHNFYQTYHKEWNSSTAVLLELGGGPCIYPLISAVPYVAEIYHSDYVKACRDEVLMWKNKDPNAYDWSTYFKHIVQTLEGQTSPDAATKREEKLHNLLKDSLPCDCRADTIVPSVKTPVNIISCNHCLEICFTSLEEYAAGLRKIYGMIVPRGFFISLTAIEISWCEYAGNRYYSSYPLTLQDVQTHYQKAGFDVLLTDSFDEPLESKGVINNASGYSFIIAQKS; from the coding sequence ATGGCTTATCCATGGATCAATAAATGTTTCCATAACTTCTACCAGACATATCATAAAGAATGGAATAGTTCTACTGCAGTTCTACTAGAGCTTGGAGGAGGTCCATGTATCTATCCCCTCATTAGTGCTGTACCATATGTGGCTGAGATTTACCACTCTGACTATGTGAAGGCTTGTCGGGATGAAGTGTTGATGTGGAAGAACAAGGATCCTAATGCTTATGATTGGTCAACATACTTTAAACATATTGTCCAAACACTTGAAGGTCAAACCAGCCCCGATGCAGCAACCAAGCGTGAAGAAAAGTTGCACAATTTACTAAAAGATTCTCTCCCCTGCGATTGTAGAGCTGACACAATAGTTCCGTCTGTTAAAACTCCTGTGAACATAATTAGCTGTAACCACTGTTTGGAAATCTGTTTTACTTCACTGGAAGAATATGCAGCTGGTTTGAGGAAAATTTATGGCATGATAGTTCCCAGAGGGTTCTTCATTTCACTGACAGCTATAGAAATATCTTGGTGTGAGTATGCAGGCAACAGATACTATTCCTCTTATCCTTTGACACTGCAAGATGTACAAACACATTACCAAAAGGCTGGCTTTGATGTTCTTCTCACAGATAGTTTTGATGAACCACTGGAATCCAAGGGTGTGATCAACAATGCCAGTGGCTATTCCTTTATTATAGCACAAAAATCATAA